CAGTGTTGGAGAGCTCTTCCGGGGACTGGTTCTCCTGAACCTTCAGAAGTTGGATCATCCACAAAAGGTTCTAGTGCACAACTGCTTCTAAGAACCTCATTAAGTGCCCTTTCATGCCATGATATGTGATGCTTTTGATTTCTTTAGCCTAGTGGTTTACTATTTCTTCATCTGCACTAATTGGTTGAAATCCTCTTTCTGTTGACACATACTGAAAATTCAATTGTAGACTTCTTTCTGGACAAGAATAAATAGTACTAATTGAAATGTGTTAAAGATTTTTACTGTGTGAAATCGACAGATATTTCTTAATACTTCATATCAAGAATTAGGAGTTCAAAACTTCTCATGATGATTGCTGTCTCCGAGTTCTTATGTACTGACTGTGCTACCTGAGTTCTTCTGGGTATGCTTGTCTGCATTTATCTCTTATCAACCAACATGATTCCTACAACTTCTTGCTCTAATGATTGCCATTTCTGATGTGCCTTTCTCATATCTTAGCAATTTTTTCTTTAGGATGCATGAGCACTTACATATAACATCTAAATTTGCGTTGTCAGATCATTGCTACTGATACTAGTGTTTTATATGCACACAACAGAAAATTTTGGTGGAGACTTGAATGATGTCACTAGTGCTAGTGATAGTGGCTGGAGAGACACATTTGTTAGGAAAATAGGCCCTGTTCCTTGTCCAAGTGGCAGCTCCACCTGTTCTACACAGAAAAGAGCTCCTTTATCTGCCAGGAAACTATGTACAAATAATGCACCTACTCATCAGCACCTGAAGCCAAGTGATTGGCACATTGAGATATCAGTCCCGAAGTCTCGTGCTATGCCACTAATTGCTACCGATTGTAGAGAATCTGAGACGAGTTGTGCAAGCAGTGCTTTTGAAAGAAGGGTGGTAAATACAGCTGGGGTTGAAGACATAAATTTTGGTTACAGCCCGGATCACAAGCCAGATTACTCCTCTGTATCAGATTTAGCTAGTGGCAGCTATGAGATAAAGCATGCAACTACATCTAATGATGGTCCTAGGGATAATGATTCAACAAATATTACAGGACGCAACAATTCTGTCATTGAGGACAGTGGACCTGAATGCCTTCGGACTCAGGAGCGGAAGAGTCTGGACTCCACTGTTACAGACTTGTGTTCACACAGTATGCATGGATGTTGTCTGCATGCTGCAAATGAACTGGCAATCATCAAACAACAACTCTTACAAATTGAAACCAAACAATCAAACTTGCTGGATCTCTTACAGGTAATTTGTCTTGTGTATGCATCATAATGTACTTGAGCTTCAAAACTTGTTATATCTTCTAACAATTCTCTAAGACCTTTTTAGTTTTCATCTTTAATTGCTAAGAGGTATGAATTGATTGAACCTTGGATTAAGAATGAATATATAGCATATTAAATAGTTTTGTCCTTGAAATTAACTATTTGCTATAGAAAATAAGTCAGGTATAGGCAATTACTTTGTTTTTAATAGTGTTGTTGCTTGTAAGCTTTCCTTGATATTGCTAATTACGTCCATTTTCAGTTCTACTTTTGCATTACATATTCAATTTTAAAAGTTTAGTTAAAATCAGCCTACTGCACAAGGCTCCCGTAAGTATAGTGTTTTTCACAACTTCTGATAATTGGAATTAACTAGACCATAATGTTGGTAAACTTTCAGACTCTGATCCAGTGTGCATGGACCAATTTGTCATAATCATTTTGACAATAGCCAATTCTAGGCCCTTGATGTGCTGTTGAATTACAATTGTTCAATTTTATGCCCATGTGATATTTTTATGTATACATGCTAACATATTGGATCTGCCATCTTTCAGGTGTTCATGAGAAGCTCAATGGATAATGTCTCAAAACTACAGTCAAAGGTGAATGACTTGGAGCATGCTGTAGATACAATTACATATTCCGTTGTGGAATGTGAAAATTATTCTAGCATGGGTTGCTCGAAAATTTTAAAGAAAGTACAACCAGGTTCTTCTTCCCCTAAGCTTTCTGCAGTCACACCTAGGCCATTGGTGAGTGATAACTACAAGCAACAATCAACACTATCTTCAAAAAGCATGGAGATTTGGGGGGATAATCTGGCTTCATTTAGTAGATCAAGCACATCAGTCAAAGAGGGAGTAGAGAAAGATTCAACAGTTGGAGTACCAAAAAACCCAACAGGCGACAGCATGAATAATAATTCAGGAAGAAGCCTTCGATGTGTAAGAAGTCAAGAAAAAGATCCGAAAAATGCAAGTGCCAGGCTTAGTAACTTCAAAGATGTGACTGGATTTTGGAAACAAGTCAAGGAGTTTCTTAGCATGGGGAATGTGGAGTCAGCATATGTGGAGGCCATCCTTTCTGGAGATGATCTTAGTCTGGTCCAGCTTATGGATAGAACTGGTCCTGTTCTTGATAGATTGTCATGTGAGACAACTGATGAAGTACTTACCATTATGGCCACAAAATTTGTTGATCAAAGATTTCTGGAATTCGCAATTCCATGGTTGCAACAGGCAAGTTATCCATCCACGATTGCATCACTTTGCTTATCAGCTGATACATATGAAGTCTATGAAGTAGCCTGAGTGATTGTTGCGTTTAATTTGTTTGTAATTCACATAATACAATTGGTCCAAGTAACATTCTCTTTCTCAATGCTTTGTAGGTTGTTGATTTGAGCATGGCTAACGAACCAAGGCACCTTTTTCTTTCTACAAAAGCACAGATGGAATTCCTGTTTGCATTACAGGAAGCAGCAATAAGAGAGTTTACAGATCCAGTGGTGAGAATGTCCATAACACGATTTGGAGCGAGATTAGGCCAATTATGGCATGTGGCTCCATGCAGGTAGCTACAGATTCAGCCTAAACTTTCTCAAACTCATTGCTTTCAATACtctaaatcatatttttatatgcAAGAACTAATGGTTGAATTAACTTTTTCACCAACAACTAGTTGACTTGTTAGATATTGCTTGACCTTTTGCTTTGCTATATAATGAATCCAGATAATTTGAATCTTCTCTTAGGCTATTAAACAATAATTGAACTTTATTGTTCCTAAGATGAAACGATAATTCTACTTCTTTAGGTGCCTTTTCCCACAATCTTTTGCATACTCAAAAAATTTATGCTAACCATAAGTGGCACATGGTCCATTGGATAACGGTACTGCCAAGGGACTTCTGAAGGTATTAAGATGCAATTCTTTCTGGAATGGCCTTCAAACAAACAGCTTTTTCATTGAGAAATATGAACAAAGCACTTGATTTTCATTGGTTGACACCATATTTGCTGTCTTCTGGTGCAAATTTACTTGTCTGGAGCCTCACACTTTTCAATGTTAATGTGTCTCTGATTTTGGATGCTAAACATGTACTATGGTCAGATATCATTCATCAATGATGGCCAACAccatcataatataatatgggaATTGTGCTTATCCATGTTCCTATTGCTGTATTGTTGCAGGAAAGCTCTCCCACCAAGAGGATCACAAGGGAACAAGAAACATGCTTTCTAGTTCAGGAATGACATCTATTTTGCGTTTATGTTAAATTTCCGAAAATCACCTTCTGTAACATTTGGAACATGATACGTTCTCTTGCAAATGGATCCCCTTATGTTCTCACTAATTTGTCTCCAGATCTGAAAACATGCGATggttatttctttcattttcgtGAGCAGGAGAGCTAGCAAGAACTCAGATAAAAAGAGAAGATTTTGGAAGGAATCCCACTGAGGTGAAAAATGGCAAATTGTACCTCTAATTTTTCGTGGCTAAATGGTTTATTGAGGAGCATGATTACCTTGAAGTTCAACAGCTACATATCTTTGTGACATACTACCTTGTACGGCTCATCTGTTTTGAGTAGTGTATTCTGCAGATTCTGAAATAACACAGGATTAAATTATATTCTATGAACTCTGAAAGTGGGGATGGAGGCTCACAATCAAACAAGACAAACTGCAGTTTGTTGTAATTTATTGAGAATCACAACGTTGTGAAATTCCTGTAGCTCACAATGTCCATCTTATTGGTGATTTCTGCAATGCCATTGTAAAATATATGCAAGGCTTAGAACAACAGGATAGTTCAACTAGTTGTAATTTTCCATCAGAACTTTCATGTGTGACTTAAATATTGTTATTCTCCCATATATTTAAAGATTAGATTTTACAAATACAAAAGGTTTCCTTTAGCAAATGGCACAAACATATGGTCTTCAACTTCTATGTTGATCTGTTCATGTATGCAGCTTCACATAAAGGCAGAGTGTGCAGCTATATGGTAATCTTTTAAATGTCAGATTGCAACCTTTTTTTGTTTTGATTGGTGATTGACTATGGATGAGGAGGGCCTTCTAAGGAGATAGAGTTGATGTAGGCATAGTTGATGAGGACATGGAAGAAATCTGCTTCCCATTTGAACACTTGACTGTAAAGGTATATATGCAGAAGAAGTTTTgacagagaggaagaagagaagatgtTCAAACATCCATGATAAAAcaggaagatatatatatatatatatatatatatatatatatatatacttttacatagagtatacatatatatatacatatacaaatacatatatacatatatacatatacatacacatacatacatatacatacatatacatacatacatatacatacacatatatacacatatacatacatatacatatatatacatatatacatatacatatacatatatatacatatatatacatatatatacatatatatacatatatatacatatatatacatatatatatatatatatatatatatatatatatacatatccattCAAAAAAGCTCTGGCCAACCAATTCTAGCAGTAATTAGTTATCTAAAGTACTCGTTAATATTCTTAGTATCATAATGAACACATAAAGGGTATTAAAACTAATCTATGTGTAACCATCAGTCGAGATGCaagtatatgcaagtttttgaatTCTGTAAGggtaaatttctttaccaaaaattCAGAGATACAAATATGAAAACAGTCAAGAAGGGAAATATTCTTTTAATTGTCTttattattttgagaattttgatCATGTTCTGTGAGTTGTAGCATAACTTTGTTATCAATGGAAATCAATGCATTATTAGTTTGATTATGATGATTTAGGGCAGCAATGCATGTTTTAGTTGTCCTCTGACTATGAACCGCGATGCATAAGAAACACTCATAAGAAACACTCGAACCTTGCAGTATTCCACAGAACCACATTTTGGGAAGGCACAAAAGAGGCCAGTCTCAGAATCATAACACAGATCATGTTCATGAATTCACCATTACCTGGCAGTGCCTACTGTGGACAAGCAACAGTTGAGAACCAACCAATATAGGTGGGATAgcagcagtagcagtagcagtagcagcagcCAAAATCTATAAAGCAGCAGTAAATTCAATTGTTAGAAGAAACTTAATCTCCTGACAGAATCCTAAGTAGGAATAGAAACTCCAAGCAATCGATCCAAGTCAATGTACCAGCCATCTGACTTCTCAGCATCAATGGATCTGACGGGGATCGAAAAGagtgtccctgttttgcagctgaACCCCCTGGGGATGGTTGTCATCTCTATGCATGGTAAATGGAAGCAGTTGAGCTTGCTGAGCCAGAGACTGTCCGGGAAAAAATTGACCTGAGGAGTTCAATGTAGGCATCATGGGCTCCGCTGTGCTGTGGTGGTTAGTGTCAAGAAACTCGACGATGGACGATGGTTGTCCAGGGTCAGGAGAACCCCATGCGTTggttgacagaagagagagagcacgCCGAAGATCTGGTGCTCCGTCGAAGTTCGAAGCTCCGGCAGATGCCTCTGAACCTGGAAAAGAGAACATACATATGTTACCAAAACTATTGATAACATAAAGGATGGCTGCATTCTCAATGGTGTTCGTTATTTTGTAGAGAGATGATTTTTGTTGTTGTTCAGTAACTGCAGCCAGAAGCATGAGTTTTCCATCTGTGATTGGCCGATGAAAATAGGTAGCAGCTGCCTGAAGGAAGATCACGATGACAGCTAAACATGTGCCAGATATAGAACCAGTATTATCTGGACCATCTAAATGTAATGTTTTTTAGGCTTGAAATTACATGGATTACCAGAAACTTCAAGACATTCCTTGATACGTAATTTCTAATAAATCGTGGTCCTGTTACCATTATATCGAGAACTTTGACGCTCGTGTAAACCATAAAATCTAGAATAACATTACGCATACTTCATGTCaactttaatgaaccatgaaacaGTCATCTGACAGGCTTAGCACATAGCAAACAGATATGCAAATGAAACTAGATGGAGCAGGTTTGTCCCCATGTACATGTTTTAAAGGTTCCTGCACTTGATTCATTCTGGACACCACGACTACACCCATTCCATGGGTCATGAAATCTCATAGAACAATGCTCAAGTCTTCAAGAAAAGATGATCAATAACTTACTGAGAAAAAGCTAGCGAAATTATCCTACTCTatttataagatagttgtgatTCAAGTGTATCGTCTTATCCTAGtgaatttaagaaagaaaaaaattgtgaTTCTTTTTTGATGGAGTGATCCTCAAATAGATGCAGCCAAAATAATCAAATAGCAGAGGTAATACTGTTTCCATGATATAGACACCGGATGCTCGTCGCCTAGCAATTCCAAGGTGATGCCAAGGACAATGACAGGCTTGTTAGGGTCTTCGTTGTTGATTTATAAACAGACATGACTACTAGAATAACTACATACTTTTAAACTTAGTTAGGTAACATCTCCCACTATGACATGAATTTGCGATGCTTGAAAAATTATCTATCCAACAAACATTCAATTAAAAGGAACATTAATAAGAAAAGAGAGCAATTAAAATGCACCATATTCTGTTTATTTTAAAAGGGAAAAGACTTGATCTCCTAACAAAATGGTCAGTTTATGAAAACTAGCTGACCTCATGCAGAACAAGTCACCACAGACAATCAAATTGATATGACCAAATCAAGACAGAAAAAAACCAACAAATCATGGTGATATATTTCTGAAGATCCTACTAAATCAAAACATATCCAAAGCTGAAAAATCTTAAAAGTGTCACAAGAGGTATACTATTTCATGTCAACTTGGTTTTTGAAGAAGTTAGAGGCAGAAGGGTTACACAGTATACAGTGTATCATGCATCACATTGCTGCAAAGTCTTACCCAGACACTATTAAGATGTCTAgatttttcaaaaaagaaaaactcaagaaCAAAGACACATGTAATGTTTCTTCTGCATTTATGTATTTTCATCTATCCATAAGTTTGGCAATAGTGAAAATGGAAACAAGTATTGAACAGCCACATTTGGGAGATATGGATTTCAATTTTGAGAAGAACAATTCAAAACATAGAGAACCATCCATATACCACTGGGCAAAAGCAACAAATAAATGGAGCTCTCGAACTAATAGCTTGCATGAATACATCACTTACCTTGATTGAGTACTTCGGCAGCAGTGCCTTTGAGTGGTAAGAGCTTGTCCACATCATGATAAAGTGTGAAAAATCCATTTGATAGCTGGGTGTTTGGCAAAGGCAACTGCTCATCAATGCCGAGTTCTTTTGTTGATTTCACCCATGGGCCTCTCATTTGTGTTTGCTTGTCATTTTGTGAGCCTTCAATTGTGGTGCTTGCCATGGATCTCATGTGACCAAACAGAGTTTTATTCCATAGCAAGTTCATATGATGTCTATCATCTGCAAAAGGCCGGTTAACTTTCAGCAGTGAGAAAtgcaatattataaaaaaaaaatcatgtcataaaaTTATCAAGTATCTCATTACAACATCAACAAAGCAGCAAGTCTTAACAAGTATCTCATTGTTCTTTGGATATAGTATACGAAAAATTAACAACAGCAGAATGAAGTTTAAGCAAGATAAGTATTGCTAGAGTATAGTTCTTTGGATATGGTATCTCATTTATCATAGCTAGAAGTGAACCATAAAATGAAAAGATTGAACAATCTGTGTAAAAATATAAGTATTGCTTTTAGGCTTTTAGTCACCTGAGGTAAAGTGGCACAGTGGAAATCTGCATAGTCATATTCTTAGGGCACCTTTTGATTGCAACTTATGCTTCCATTTTGATCACTTTCATAATTAAGTTTTCTTAATCTTTTAAAAGGGCTAAGGACGAGGATGTACAACCGAGTGCTGTCAACAGTCATATAAACACTACAAGATCAACTCAGAAAAGGAAAAGGCGAAGGACAAGATTGTGTTTCAAATATATGTTTTCCGGTTATAGTGGACCATCACCATTTCAGGAGCAGCAAAGAGGAACATTAAGGATAGTTTTGTAAGCCActgctacaaaaaaaaaaaaaaaagcagcaaTGCAACATCAAGATTGTCTTGCAAGGTTAACTTGCTAAGGGAGACACATGAAGTAGCAGGGATATCATAATCAATCTCATAAAAGCATATGTAGTGCTCCATTTAGGTTATAGCAGTGGAGTTTACTCAGGATGATAAAGATAGGTAACAGGTACATTACGATCCCATTTTATGTGAGAAAACAATGTCTGTAAACAGCATAGCCCGAACTGCGCTTCTTCACTTATTCCATATGGATAACAAAAGATCAAAAGCAAAAAAAAGTGAAGTTAGAATTCATTTATACCATAAAATGAAGATGAAAAATCTGTTGAATTGAATGTGATTAAGTTAGGCCGTGGCTTGCGACGTCGTGCATTATGATCAGACAAACGTCTACGGCAGCTTCGCTTTTTCTGATCAAACTCGGACAACTCATGGAACCTTAAACATGAACAAACCAGACCATGCAAGATAAGGGATGACTGCAGCATAATGATTGGTTAAATATTCAACAATTCAGATGTAAGTAATATTAGCAAGGATGACACGTATAGAAATAACTCTATTTCTTGGAAAAGCATAATAAATTGTTTACTCCCAAGTAACCTGCTACATTGCTGGCAAAACCTGCGCTCCTGGCCGGCGACGATAACCTTGGGGCATTTGGAATGGGTTACACAGACCCTGTGTTTCCGGTGATAGTCCTTGGCTTCACTGAGATCAACATTACAACCTTCAACTTGGCAGAAGGTACTCTGTGCACTCTGATGAGTCACTCTCGACTTCTTAGCCAGAGCAGTCGCCGCCGATGCAGAATCCAACGACGAAAAAGGATTCTTCGCATTACTCTCAGCTGAAACATCCTCAAAGTAGGTCCTCTTCCCAAGCTTTAGCCCTATCTGCGATTCCTCCAATCCAGCGGCCAGCACCGCAACTGGGGGACAATCAGACTCCTGTAAAAATCTGTTCTTGTCATGATTCCTTGGATTCGCGACAAACTCCGGTTCCTTTCCCGCTTTGGATGAGGAATCAAAGGAAGCAGAGATGGTGCTCTTGGATGAGGAACCATTCCCCAGTTCTGAGCCAGAGgaaacgccgccgccgccgccgccggcggaCAGCTTGCAGTTCCCTCCAAATGGCGCGTGGTTGTCCCAATCCCACAGCAAGGAAGCGTTCGCGTTCCAGTCCATCATCAAAGATCGCATGCGCTTTTGACCAACGGAGATCAAAAAATCAAGTGGTAAAAATCAGATTTTTCATGCACtgatacccaaaaaaaaaaaaaaaaatcagattttcaTGTACTATCATCACCCAAAAGTAATCAAGAACCAAGAGATTTCATGTACCGCCCTCCCCACAGGAAaccaagaatcaagatttcgtgtACTATTCCCCAGTAGGGCTATCGAGCATCAAGATCTCACGGACCTAAAGCGGGTGCGATAGAAACCAAGAGATGATAACCCACAAGAAGGAAAGGTAGTCAGTCAGGATACCTGTATTATTGATGCCAATCAGAGCCAAACTCCCAGGTCAAAAGGCCAAGGGGAGGGCTTGGGGGGACTTCAATCCATGGTGGGGGAGTAAACTATTGCAGCAGGGACAGTGGCAGGCTCAAGCACATCCCACCTCCATCCCTCTCAACACCCACACCTCCTCCTACTCATCCAACCCATGGTCACAGCAGGAGCCAGCCATGAAGCAAGTGGGATGTTGCTATCCATTCAATGACAAGTGAGCCATTGCTATCTCTATTGATTGCCCCTCGCTTTATATGTCCCTGTTACCTCTGCACTGTAACACTGTGCAACAGTAATCACCAACATTTGTCACCCTTCATGTCTCATCCTTACATGAACAATTTTCACTGCTTTTACTACACTGTGTTGATCTGTAGACAGGTCAGGAAACAGTGTGAAGGTGACTGGGTAGAGAGAGTTGGAGGTGGCATTGGTTTGCTGAATCTAATCAAAGCATAGTACATGGTTAAAAATGTGTCTCTCCCCCCCCCCTCCTGGGTGTAGCAGCCAAACCACATGCATTCCTGACACAGACAGTGGCAAAGCTTCATGAAGTGACTGCTCTGTTGCATCCATCTCAGGGCACTTGTCCAGAAAAACCAAGCCAAAGTTTTTGGAATTCTCACCTTTCACTCTCTAGGATTGCCTTTTGCTAAGGCATACCATATCAACAATATTTTGAGCTCAATACAATGTTTATATGACATGATTACCTATATCTACAAGCATGTGCTGAGTCATGAGCATCATGATTACCTATATATGGATAAAGAATTGGTTCAAAAGAAAAATTACAATTTCTAAGTATGAACTATCTTGAAAACATGGGAGTCTTTTTTGGCCAACTGTGTTATATTTTAACCAAGTTTCTGATTtttaatgtatatttatatatgtaaatatacttAGTTTTTAAGCCTGACCCTCTTAATGAACCACCTGAGAAAGTACAAGCAGCCCCCAACCCCTGTATTCAACCCAAGTAAACAATAATTCTATAAGCACAAAAAACATAACAAAATACTAGCAAAGATAAAGTGACTGGAATGGAGATGAATGACAATGATACTCATGTGATGTTGGTCCCAGTGTCTTGGACTTCAgggttgaaaataaatattaaccaTCATGAATGCATGatgagaaaataattttgatccATTCAAACACATAAGAGAAACAAGAGAACCAGAaaatttgtgtaaaatatttACAACAGCCATCTTCAGTTGGATTTGACTCAATATAAGTAACAATATTAAGTTGCTGGCACTGACTTGAAATCCCAAAATGGCCTTTTCAATTAGTACTTGGTGAAGAACTGAACTGGGTAGTATCTTGGAGCTTCATGACTTTACTTTTTCCCTCAGAAAGGGAGGTACAAAAGATGAgtgagaaaaaaaatctaatactGAACTCACAGTTCAAGAGGGAAGAATCATTTTGGCAATAGAGATAGAGTCATGatattgttgatgatgatgatgatgaacaacAACAACACAGACTAGAACAGCCACTGAAGCAAAGGAAGCTTTTGAGCAAGAGCCCCCTGGAATTCTGGTGCTTTTCCTCAGCAAACTTTGTGGGAAAGTGAATCCTTTTGTTGCACCTTTTAACCTTTTTGTTTGCCTCTCATTAAGTTCCTCCTCGAAGGTCACCTGCCCCACCCTAATGCAGCTGAAccatgcatggcttgaaatgacctgcagttGTATATTGCCACTACAATGATCATACTCAATCATGGAGGAAATGCAGCCAAAATTAGTGAGACAGTAATGATTGCTACCCATTATTTATTGTAGGAGCCAAAATATACAGCTTGTTGTAAACAGTCTGCTATGATGGCAAATGTTCATCATATCTGTTTTTTTTGTATGCAAACCAGTAGCTGAActgaccttttttttttccttcaaaaaaataaatgataaagatgaAATTTAATCTCAGAATCATACTACTGTTAATAATGGTAAAAAAATTTTTACCAATCAAAATAATTGATGtcttcaaaaattatcaaatgaggTTTTAAACCATAATCTCTAATAAGTAGATTTAGTACATCATGATGATGAGACTAATATGTTAGGTGTAATCAAAGTCATAATGTTAGTCTTTTCATTAACCATTTATATTGGTGTCTATCACTGCAAAAGATTAAAAAGGAATTGTTATTAGGTGTAAGTGGTCCTGAGCTAAATTGGTACAAGGACCATTCTGCATTAAACTTACAGATTAAAAGCAAAATGAAAAGTAGCATCCAGGTAAGGAGCTACACAATTCTTGTTTGAGGTGAAGGTAGGAAACATCTCTGTGGCAGTAGAAATGCCACTATCTCAATGTCCAAAAACAATAAAAGCCACTCTGTCCTTTGGTGTCAATTGCAGATTTTTAGGCGCCCAGCTTCTTCCTTTTCTCTTGTTCAGTCAGTCTCTCAGTTCAATTATTTTGGCAGGATCCTGCAAGTAGATTAGATGCAGAAGAAAAGGACCTGCTCTTTGGTAAAGATCACTGTTTAACTGGACTAGGTCGTCCCTGAAACTTATGTTTGCCTCTCACAGATCTAAAATGTGGAACTCATGTGAATTCCACCAAAATCAAGTCTAAAAGAGATAGCATCATCCCAGAAAAGGTTCTTAATTGCAAAGCAGATGCCGTAAGAAGAGTGAAGGTTCATATTCGATACCTTCACCCTGGAGATAGAAGCTTATTATCAAAGTAGATGTTTTAGGGAGGAACAATGGTTTGGCTAAAGATAATGTTAGCTCAAAATGATCTCAGTTGCAGCTTGATGTGGATTTTTAggttcatttcttttctttctacaaACTATTGGATTCAGCTCTGTACTGAATGAAAGGGAACATTTCTTATCTGTGCATAGCAGTAACCTGATTTGTCATTTCCAAGCTGCACATTTCATAACAATGTGACAAGCCTAAATGGACTTTCTTGCTTACAGGATCTTCTGTCAACttgaaaatgagagagagagagagagagagagagagagagagagagagagatgtgcagCATGTGTGACTCTTAACATCAAAATCACAGGCAGTGGTTTTAAGAAGGAAAGACTATGGGCATAGTTCTGAGTTCCCACAGATCTGGCCTCAACTTCAGCAGTTGTGGTGTTCCTCAGCAGTGGGAGGAGATCCATCTTGAATTTGACAGCAGCAGAAGCATGAAAA
This genomic stretch from Musa acuminata AAA Group cultivar baxijiao chromosome BXJ3-9, Cavendish_Baxijiao_AAA, whole genome shotgun sequence harbors:
- the LOC135649795 gene encoding TORTIFOLIA1-like protein 2; this translates as MAMRSAAAHPKAKTRPGGGKMPTAQQAIFEMKQRVVLALNKLADRDTHRIGVEELERAAEGLAPDMVSPFLSCVAETDADQKSGVRRECVRVMGALARSHGGLLAIHLGKMVGSIVKRLKDTDSVVRDACVETCGVLASSVRDGGGATFVALARPLFEALGEQNRYVQVGAALCLARVIDEASDTPQSILPQMLARVIKLLKNQHFMAKPAIIELIRSIIQAGCALAEHALSAAVNSILEALKSNDWATRKAASVALAGIAVNPGSSMAPLKSTCIRSLESCRFDKVKPVRDSILHAIQCWRALPGTGSPEPSEVGSSTKENFGGDLNDVTSASDSGWRDTFVRKIGPVPCPSGSSTCSTQKRAPLSARKLCTNNAPTHQHLKPSDWHIEISVPKSRAMPLIATDCRESETSCASSAFERRVVNTAGVEDINFGYSPDHKPDYSSVSDLASGSYEIKHATTSNDGPRDNDSTNITGRNNSVIEDSGPECLRTQERKSLDSTVTDLCSHSMHGCCLHAANELAIIKQQLLQIETKQSNLLDLLQVFMRSSMDNVSKLQSKVNDLEHAVDTITYSVVECENYSSMGCSKILKKVQPGSSSPKLSAVTPRPLVSDNYKQQSTLSSKSMEIWGDNLASFSRSSTSVKEGVEKDSTVGVPKNPTGDSMNNNSGRSLRCVRSQEKDPKNASARLSNFKDVTGFWKQVKEFLSMGNVESAYVEAILSGDDLSLVQLMDRTGPVLDRLSCETTDEVLTIMATKFVDQRFLEFAIPWLQQVVDLSMANEPRHLFLSTKAQMEFLFALQEAAIREFTDPVVRMSITRFGARLGQLWHVAPCRKALPPRGSQGNKKHAF
- the LOC135584911 gene encoding squamosa promoter-binding-like protein 12, with product MRSLMMDWNANASLLWDWDNHAPFGGNCKLSAGGGGGGVSSGSELGNGSSSKSTISASFDSSSKAGKEPEFVANPRNHDKNRFLQESDCPPVAVLAAGLEESQIGLKLGKRTYFEDVSAESNAKNPFSSLDSASAATALAKKSRVTHQSAQSTFCQVEGCNVDLSEAKDYHRKHRVCVTHSKCPKVIVAGQERRFCQQCSRFHELSEFDQKKRSCRRRLSDHNARRRKPRPNLITFNSTDFSSSFYDDRHHMNLLWNKTLFGHMRSMASTTIEGSQNDKQTQMRGPWVKSTKELGIDEQLPLPNTQLSNGFFTLYHDVDKLLPLKGTAAEVLNQGSEASAGASNFDGAPDLRRALSLLSTNAWGSPDPGQPSSIVEFLDTNHHSTAEPMMPTLNSSGQFFPGQSLAQQAQLLPFTMHRDDNHPQGVQLQNRDTLFDPRQIH